The DNA segment ATTGACATATGATCTGGAAGATTGTTTGGGTGAGTTGGATTATATCGCGGCAAAATTTTGATAATGATTTTAGCGGAAAGAATGAAAGCAACGTAAGGAGTTGATATGGCTGGTAGCATGAATAAAGTGATCCTCATTGGCAGACTTGGGCGTGACCCTGAACTGTCCTACACCCCGAATGGACAGGCTCGGGCCAAATTCTCAGTCGCTACCGATGAAGGATACCGCGACAGGCAGACCGGTCAGAAAGTTGAACGTACCGAATGGCACAACGTCGTTGCCTGGCGTCAAACCGCAGAATTTTGTGGTAATTATTTGACTAAAGGGCGTTTGATCATGGTTGAAGGCAAGTTGCAAACCCGTAAATGGCAAGATCAAAATACAGGTCAGGATCGGTATA comes from the Pseudodesulfovibrio piezophilus C1TLV30 genome and includes:
- a CDS encoding single-stranded DNA-binding protein, which codes for MAGSMNKVILIGRLGRDPELSYTPNGQARAKFSVATDEGYRDRQTGQKVERTEWHNVVAWRQTAEFCGNYLTKGRLIMVEGKLQTRKWQDQNTGQDRYMTEIVADNVQGLDRAPDGQQAAQGGHQGGYQQQNNYQQQGQQAPQAQQQSYQQQNTQYQQQNPNQGQPQQAEEDLGPAFPSEASGMDDVPF